A stretch of the Ptychodera flava strain L36383 chromosome 18, AS_Pfla_20210202, whole genome shotgun sequence genome encodes the following:
- the LOC139117854 gene encoding X-linked retinitis pigmentosa GTPase regulator-interacting protein 1-like, whose amino-acid sequence MGNLLVTVCSLLQPGASSPRAALRTADGTLLQTSVKGPRHIRQWLDLNLSQCKLKNHQKPNQSKDQYFHSVSHSSLVPRLSPRPAPKIADRSLLQTPVKGSRLAPVATSISHIIETDIPSEAQPKPKPRPKPIKHFPVQPDITKITMHVATPVEEEISDTSGVDGESKPGADSDDDDDDDDDEDGDDDDDDDDDDDDDTTITESGEKYEKTERIEDTMFEEDNEMDEEDEETDTSIQEEVDAPIEVQEGQSTEDEVNDSSSEESESAIMMVPSVDKEPTLEVYNENTVTVTIYSLVLDEDSAVMEDDNVKRVYVEYRFLGVDASELETSVSLPKLKQNKPVYFNFKKVFHIDPEKNKLRRDYLASMLLPEDPSEGKIRFTVVSEPPEDHQSLDCEDIGHAYVDVRQILSSDRDVTEQDIDVYDAEDSETVIGVLNVTVECLAALKVVEEELPNPVDISERMNEDQWSTTDFTF is encoded by the exons ATGGGGAACTTACTAGTGACTGTGTGTTCGCTATTACAGCCTGGTGCCTCCTCCCCGAGGGCAGCACTCAGGACTGCTGATGGGACATTGTTGCAGACGTCAGTAAAAGGTCCAAGACATATCCGCCAGTGGCTAGACCTAAACCTCTCACAATGCAAGCTGAAAAATCATCAGAAGCCCAACCAAAGCAAAGATCAATACTTCCACAGTGTATCACACTCCAG CCTGGTACCTCGATTGTCACCGAGGCCTGCACCCAAGATTGCTGATCGATCATTGTTGCAGACACCAGTAAAAGGCTCAAGGCTTGCACCAGTGGCGACATCCATATCTCACATAATTGAAACTGACATACCATCAGAAGCCCAACCAAAGCCAAAGCCAAGACCGAAACCTATAAAACATTTCCCCGTCCAG CCTGACATTACAAAGATAACGATGCATGTAGCAACACCGGTTGAGGAGGAGATATCTGACACTTCAGGTGTTGATGGAGAAAGTAAACCTGGTGCcgacagtgatgatgatgatgatgatgatgatgatgaagatggtgatgatgatgatgatgatgatgatgatgatgatgatgacacaaCTATCACAGAGAGTGGAGAGAAG TATGAAAAAACAGAGCGAATTGAAGATACTATGTTTGAAGAAGACAATGAGATGGACGAGGAGGATGAAG AAACGGATACCAGTATTCAGGAAGAAGTAGACGCCCCAATTGAAGTACAGGAAGGTCAATCTACGGAAGACGAAGTAAACGATTCATCGTCTGAAGAAAGTGAAAGTGCAATCATGATGGTACCATCAGTTGACAAAGAACCAACCCTTGAAGTTTAT aatgagAACACTGTCACTGTGACAATATATTCCTTGGTTCTGGATGAAGACAGTGCTGTAATGGAAGATGATAACGTCAAACGTGTCTATGTGGAATACCGTTTCCTTGGAGTGGATGCCTCGGAGTTAGAAACTAGCGTCTCCTTACCAAAACTGAAGCAAAATAAGCCGgtttatttcaacttcaaaaAGG TTTTCCACATTGATCCAGAGAAGAATAAACTAAGACGAGACTACCTAGCCAGTATGTTGTTACCGGAAGATCCATCTGAAGGAAA GATACGATTTACTGTGGTGAGTGAACCACCTGAAGATCATCAGAGTCTGGACTGTGAAGACATCGGACACGCCTATGTTGATGTCAGACAGATACTGAGTTCAGACAGAGATGTTACAGAACAAGATATAGATG TGTATGATGCAGAGGACTCGGAGACTGTTATCGGTGTATTGAATGTTACTGTGGAATGTCTTGCAGCTCTGAAAGTAGTTGAAGAAGAACTTCCCAACCCAGTGGACATCagtgaacgaatgaatgaagaCCAATGGTCAACTACAGACTTTACCTTCTAA